In Marinobacter sp. LQ44, the following are encoded in one genomic region:
- the thiD gene encoding bifunctional hydroxymethylpyrimidine kinase/phosphomethylpyrimidine kinase has protein sequence MLSGLDPSGGAGIQADIQAITSLGGHPLPVLTCLTVQDTNNVYGAEPVNAELIRQQLQCLAADVPIHAIKTGALGNAEVVDVLVAFLDSQPELPLIVDPVIKAAGGSDLADEALVQAMKTRLFPRAEMITPNGVELAQLGGSDDPDQAARNLIDAGCQSVLATGGHGTGIHIVNTLYNHAPEPMHWEVERVGANEFHGTGCTLAAAIAAGRASGLSARASISQAQNYVHRALLHALNVGKGQRVPDRGILWER, from the coding sequence GTGCTGTCAGGGCTGGACCCCTCCGGTGGTGCCGGCATTCAGGCCGATATCCAGGCGATTACTTCCCTTGGCGGGCACCCCCTGCCAGTGCTGACCTGCCTGACCGTGCAGGACACCAACAACGTGTATGGCGCCGAGCCTGTCAACGCTGAGCTGATCCGGCAACAGCTGCAGTGCCTGGCAGCGGATGTGCCCATCCATGCCATCAAGACCGGCGCCTTGGGCAATGCCGAGGTGGTCGATGTGCTGGTGGCGTTTCTCGACAGCCAGCCGGAGTTACCGCTGATTGTCGACCCGGTCATCAAGGCCGCCGGCGGCAGCGATCTCGCCGATGAAGCGTTGGTTCAGGCGATGAAAACCCGACTGTTCCCCAGGGCGGAAATGATCACCCCCAATGGCGTTGAACTGGCCCAATTGGGTGGCAGTGATGATCCTGACCAGGCCGCCAGAAACCTGATTGACGCCGGCTGCCAATCGGTACTAGCCACCGGTGGCCATGGCACGGGCATCCATATCGTCAATACCCTTTACAACCATGCTCCGGAACCCATGCACTGGGAAGTGGAGCGGGTGGGTGCCAATGAGTTCCACGGCACCGGTTGCACCCTGGCGGCCGCCATCGCGGCCGGGCGCGCCAGCGGGTTATCGGCCAGGGCATCGATCTCCCAGGCGCAGAACTACGTTCATCGTGCCCTGCTGCACGCGCTGAACGTGGGCAAAGGTCAACGGGTTCCCGACCGGGGCATTCTGTGGGAACGCTGA